Below is a genomic region from Enoplosus armatus isolate fEnoArm2 chromosome 10, fEnoArm2.hap1, whole genome shotgun sequence.
GACCAAAACTTTCACCGCAGTATTAGTGTcctaataaaacacacagaacagagtTAATTGCATGCACATATAGATACCTTGGACTATCTGTAGCTTTTACTCGCAGCAGACAGGATCTGGATGTGGATCATGTGATTCCTGCGGTTGAATGCAAACAGCGCTCGCCGCGGAGGTGACGTTCACTGAAGATGTGTTCCAATCATCAGATTTTGTTAGCTGGTAAGCTAAGGAGGCTAATTTAACGTGAGAAATGGAAGCACGGGGCTCTTCAGGCGAAAACTGGTCTGTCCAGTGGTTTATAGCTCTTTAAAGTTATGCATAGTTACATACACGTATCAAAGAGCGCAAACACGAAcgttatcatttatttaattatttattgtttgttttttcccagcAGAACGTTAACAGTGGTTGCTAAGCGACAGTACATTTTCAGTGGCTCTGTTTCAAATACCCTTGATTCTAACTCAGCCTCCTCATCTTATCAGTATCAGGTTTATATGTTACCCATAAAGTTACCTACATATTCGACAAATCGCATCGGTTACGGATTTAAATAACCTATATTATGTCATGACTCATTTTAGAAATACACGAGGTCATGAGTCCCAGTTACTCTGACACCAACTAGGTTAAacttaaatgtcacatttgttcatttcactgTTCTAATTTTCTGTAAGTTTCACCTATTTACTTTATGGGgataaatgctgtttttctaaTGCTGAGCcccattttatttaaatttttttacctttttacctaaaaagtacaattttaaggtaGTCTAAAATGATTTGAGAATCAGTCATTGAACCCaacatgtgtaaaatgtgtcagGAATATAACCAGAGATAATTTGTCTTCAGTGGTAGTGACCACCCTGCGAGCTAGACGCAGTACCTCCGTGAAGCCATGGGTATTCTTTGACCCAAGTAATATAGACGACACAAGTGATTTTCAATAACTTTATTAAAACCATATTGTGACACAGACCAGAACACGTACAGAGcacacaacagaaataaataccATCATGTGTACAGCGCTCATTGTCAAACAGGCTTATTGCGGCTGGCTTTTGATTTATGTCatccagaaagagagaggggcatGCTATGTCATCAGAGAGATACCACCAGGAGCTGGGCTCAGTGTGCTAATCACCCTGCCTGATTTTTAACTGTGAAGTGCAGTTCCTGAAACACTTAACCTGCTCTGATATACACCCGGGCTGCATCTCAATCTGAAACAACCAACTCCCGTTCAGCTTTGCTTAGGGAGGCGTTGGGCTGCTTTAATCAAGGTCCATGTCGGGCTTGTTTTCTGTGGTTTCTGAGGTGGGGTTGCCTGTGTTCTCGGTAGTTCCCTTGTCTGCAGTTTCTTCCTGGGGTTTCTCCTGCCCGTTGACAGGCCCGTTCTGCTCTGCAGGCGTGTCCTCCTTGGGAAGCTCCACCTTGGGCTTGGGCTTGGTCGCAATGGGGTTACAAGCAGAGAACAGCTCCTgggaaattacaaaaaacacaacatgtaataatggttttattaaaagaaatataGTTGTGTGGGAGATCTACCAAGTGGACCTGGCccaaataaaaaagtacatAAGTGCATAGGCACCAAGTTGTGTGTTCCTGGTAGACAGGCTGACCCCAGTGCCGCATTTTTCAATACCAATATATGTGATGAAAAAGTGGCAGAAATCATAAGCtattcacacatttattttatatgtatgcACTCTAGTCACTTTTCTCAGCGCTTTGGTATTATAATGAGTAGAAACTCACCCTTGTTTTTGCTTGAATGTCTTTTACTTTGACAGACGGATCCACTGCCAAGCTCTGTTTGCTTTGCTGGTTCATGGCGCTGTTCATCCAGATCATTGCATCGTTGGTCAGTTTGTCCACTTTGGTGACATCTGCCTCATCTAAATGGTCATACTGCTCATCCTGGAAATCAATAATGGAAACAACAAgcattattacttttatttgcaATGATTCCTTCAGTTTTTATTGTCTAAATTTATAGTATTCTAATGTCATTTGAAAGGATACACAATAAACACGTGTGTATGAGGTAAAGGCTGTTATGTGGAGAGGAATaataaaagatttttaaaaaaaagccaaatttctattttaaaaagcctttaGTTTTACCTTGATTTTGAATGCTTCAACAAATTTCATGTACTGCTGGATTTGTTTTCCCAACTCCTCAAATGCTTTAGGTCTCTCTTCAGCCTCTGTATACCTCTCCTGGATGGGCTGGCCAAGTTTCTGTAGTGAACACAGTATACATGTTGGttaaagaaatcaaaatgtcaaccaagcaatggagggaaaaaagcaaGTACTATAGCAATAATTACCTTTAACTCTGCCAGTTTGTCAATGTACACCTGTTTGGGTTGGTCCTCTCCATCTTCATACAGCCAGTTTTCAGTATCCTCCAGCTTTAATGACAAAGCATCTCGGtcctaaaagtaaaaaaaattttttcaCAATATGtaaagaaaagtcaaatctgTTGTAAAGTGATTATAAATAACTAACTCACAATTATTTCTTTACAATGAGTTAGAAGTGACCGTTTACTCACAGATTCACCAACAAACTTCTCCAGCATCCCATGTAGTTTGTCCCTCATGTCGTACACGTACTCTTCTACATAATTCTTGGCGTcattcctctccttctccagcttGTCCTGCATGATCATCTTACCCTGTGAAGAACCCAAACAGCAACTGTAACGGCGAAACACTTAAGAATAGATCACATAATTAAAGATGACAGTGGATTTactaatgtgtctgtgtgatggcTGAAAGTTTAGTTACCTCGTTTTCTACAAAAAGGTTGAGCATGTCCTCCGCTAGCTGCCACTGTGGACTGTTTTCAATTGGAAGCTCCAGgacttttgttttgactttagGCTTTTTGGCTTGTGGGGGTTGGTCGGACTTCTTCTCGCCTTTGCCCTCCTCTGGGGTAGTCTGACAAGGAAAGAGAATCGCCATTAAGTTTCAAAATATCACTCAAAGTGAATAAAGACATGCAAGGACATACCAGTTTATTAGAACATCTGTCCAATCGAATGAAATCCAATTAGCTCTGCATTAAACGCATCTTTGTGAGACaacgtttttattttcaatgtttcAAATGAAGATGcaaaaatgaacattataaGCTTCTCaaagatttaatttaatttacgAATGGATCTCAACTTGAAGACAatctaataaactggtaactaTTTGTTTTACGCAAAAAATGAGCATCTTACCTCCATCTCTTCATTCTCACGTGGCGTCTTCTCTTCCGTTTCTTTCTGACCCTCTCCCTGACCCTGCTGCTCATCCTGATCGGTCTGCATCTtgctctgcagaggagaaataaaaaccagacatgttttttttttccagtctttcAAAAAGAAGTACAGATATttgtacacacactgatctgATGCTCAGAGTAAAAGCACACTCATCAGGCTGCAGTACCTCTCCATCTTTGTCATTCGCCTGTTCTGTCTCCATGGGTTCCTCTGTCTCATCAGACTTCTGCACTTCAACCAGAGAGGCGCTGGACACACTGAAGATACCATGGATGTTCACTCGCACCTTGACTTTCACCTTGGAGCTCTCCCCAGATGCCTGCGGGACAACCTTCTGGATCAGGAACTGAcctgtaagaaagaaaaaactaaattaaaaaaactctTTAAGGCCTCCTGATGCAATCAGTCTCGGCAGGTGAGGTCAGTAGTTTAATTTTGCTCATCAATTTGATCTTGTTAATTAACCAAGATATTTGTCTCTGTGGACCAAACCGGTgctaaaaggagagcgaatACTGGACTTCAATGACATGATGCTAATCTTGCTGTGTGTTGGCTGGATGTGCACTCAGGCGTCTTTCTATCCCCTAGTGGTCAGACATCACTCAGGAAGCTTTAGTTGCTTACCAATAGTGGGATCAGGGTAGGGCAGCTCATTAGGGCAGTTGTAATAGGCCTCCAAAGAAAAAGGCTCTTTCCGGTAGAAGGTCagcactttggagaaaggtgcTGCATGGTTCTTGGGAAATACCTCGCAGTCACTGTAACAAACGGATATTTCATAATAATTATTACATTCAATAATCCAGTCTAGACACAGTaggaaaaaaagatagaaatgatcagtaacatttttttttttgtacctcaacccttcctctgcagcagagtGCCACTTCAAGGAGATGGGATAGGGAGCAACGTCTGTGATGGAGAATTCACGCACTTTGAAGGCAGGTGACAGTATCgcacactgcagagagacaaacagtgTTCCAATGAGAGCTGCGGtcataataaaaaaatttaatctgaaaacaaaaaacatccctTTCACATTACTTTCAATGTTGTGAcaatgagaggggaggagaccGGCTTTAAAATCAAAGTACCTGCAGAGCACACCCTCTGGCCACAGCTTCGTCAGCATTCAGTGTGGTGCTCAACTCCTTCCCAAagaatttgctgattttctctttGACGACTGGGATCCTGGAAGCTCCTCCCACTATCTCGACTGCATAGATGTCTTCCTTTTTCAGTTCTGAcggaacacaaacacagttttattaTCGCACCAACTAATGCACTTGCATATGTTGTGTTCTTTAAcagaattcattaaaaaaagaagacgtGAAGTAAATCACAACTGGGGAGAATTATACTCACTGGATTGTTCCAGGAGACTCTGCAGTGGAGCCTCAACTCGGGCCAAAATGTCGGCACTCAACTCTTCAAAACGAGCCCTTGTGCAAAAGAAAAGGCGAACATGACTTAAGACTTAAAAAGGACATTAAAAAGAAGACGGATAGATAGTACGCAGTAGCTATGATCCATGGATTCTAAAAGCACcaaataatttattgttggtcTACCTGTTCAGTTTTCCAGTGACATCAATGTCATTCATGAAGCACTCAATGTTGAGCGGCAGGTCAGAGGAGTTGGCACTCATCAGttttttcagtttctcacaCTCTTGGTAGAGCCTGACCAGGGCCCTGGGCTTTGACTTGACATCAAGCTTGTACTTCTTGCCAAATTCCTCACAGAAATACTTCACCAGTACCTCGTCAAAATCCTTTCCTCCCAACTCTGGGTCACAAGCCGTAGCCAGGAtctgagagacagggagaggagcaATGAAACAAAGCCTCTCATAGATTGATAAAGAGCACACAGTAATGTTGatttgaccacacacacacacacacacacacacacacacacacacacacacacacacacacacacacacacacacacacacacacacacacacacacacacacaccttgagtTTGCCCTTATTAAAGGCACACACAGATGTCTGGTATCCAGAGTGGCCCAGTTCCACAAACACCACGTTCCTGGCCTTCTCCTCGGGTGCAGGGAGATCCTGTTTGTAGATTCCATATGCCAGTGCAACTGGAAGGGCATTTGTTATATTATTAATGAAGCAAACAACTACTGGAATCAACGTCAAAGTGTGCATTTTATGACTAATGTTTGTCTGATAGGCAGCCACAGTCAGTTCAACAATCAGTAACACGCACATCTTTGCCCAAAAACACCTAATACAGACCTGCAGTTGTCTCATTCATGAGCCTCAGGCAGTTGAGACCAGCAATCTGAGCAGCATCAACCACTGATCTCCTCTCAGCATCAGTGTAGTAACAAGGGACCTGGTTACAAAAGAACAGCATTAGAAATGAATTTAATAATTAAcataaaggccctgcacactcacacaagtgTTTTCAATCAACCTGCTTGATTAGACCTGAAGTTGGGTGGAGCTACACTGAGAATCTCTACAGACAAACTCTACATACTAATAAACACTGATAACAGGTGTAACCAGGCAACACGAGTGAAACCTCCTGGGTGGGTGGAGCATTTAAGCTTTCATATGCTGAAAAAAAGGGACTACATATGTTGCCTCTCTATGTATCATGTGCAAGGGCAGCATCAAAAACTGTACAGTAAAATGCAATACttacagacacaacacagtCGGCCACAGGCTTCTTAAGCGCACTCTCTGCGGTCTCCTTCAGCTTGGTCAGCAGCATGGCGGTGACCTGTTCAATGCTGaacaccttctcctcctccatgtacATCACCTTTAGAAACAGTCACATTGTCGGACGCGACAAGATTACTACGCCGCTCGAGATGATTTCTACTATGTCAGTTCAAAATTAAGTGTTCTGCAAAGCAAGTGACTGAATGATcttaatctaaaaataaatcactgactTATTTGCGTCATTGAACATTGCCTGTAACTAATGTTTTCAGGTGCCAATGTCAGTCTTCCATACCATATCCCTTACACTTCCACTGTATCACCAAGGCTACATTTCATACTTTATCTCAGTTCcgcttgtgatgtcacagacaTTTCACAActtcaagacacacacatgccacgTCACAAGTGCAATAAAGTGTTGTTCATCTACAAGCTTTTAGTGCTTGTTGGCATTAAAGCTTTCTTTGACAAAACTAAATTAATAAGCACCAGACTAACAccacaggagagaaaaataataatccaACACAAAAATAGTTTGGTCTTCCAAACACAAAGAGATACACACATTATAAACCACTTTAATAAACAATACCTGTAA
It encodes:
- the hspa4b gene encoding heat shock 70 kDa protein 4b isoform X4, whose translation is MSVVGFDVGFMNCYVAVARAGGIETVANEYSDRCTPACVSFGPRNRSIGAAAKSQVVTNCKNTVQGFKRFHGRAFSDPFVQRLKNSLVYDIAQMPAGTTGIKVMYMEEEKVFSIEQVTAMLLTKLKETAESALKKPVADCVVSVPCYYTDAERRSVVDAAQIAGLNCLRLMNETTAVALAYGIYKQDLPAPEEKARNVVFVELGHSGYQTSVCAFNKGKLKILATACDPELGGKDFDEVLVKYFCEEFGKKYKLDVKSKPRALVRLYQECEKLKKLMSANSSDLPLNIECFMNDIDVTGKLNRARFEELSADILARVEAPLQSLLEQSKLKKEDIYAVEIVGGASRIPVVKEKISKFFGKELSTTLNADEAVARGCALQCAILSPAFKVREFSITDVAPYPISLKWHSAAEEGLSDCEVFPKNHAAPFSKVLTFYRKEPFSLEAYYNCPNELPYPDPTIGQFLIQKVVPQASGESSKVKVKVRVNIHGIFSVSSASLVEVQKSDETEEPMETEQANDKDGESKMQTDQDEQQGQGEGQKETEEKTPQEGKGEKKSDQPPQAKKPKVKTKVLELPIENSPQWQLAEDMLNLFVENEGKMIMQDKLEKERNDAKNYVEEYVYDMRDKLHGMLEKFVGESDRDALSLKLEDTENWLYEDGEDQPKQVYIDKLAELKKLGQPIQERYTEAEERPKAFEELGKQIQQYMKFVEAFKIKDEQYDHLDEADVTKVDKLTNDAMIWMNSAMNQQSKQSLAVDPSVKVKDIQAKTRELFSACNPIATKPKPKVELPKEDTPAEQNGPVNGQEKPQEETADKGTTENTGNPTSETTENKPDMDLD
- the hspa4b gene encoding heat shock 70 kDa protein 4b isoform X1, with the translated sequence MSVVGFDVGFMNCYVAVARAGGIETVANEYSDRCTPACVSFGPRNRSIGAAAKSQVVTNCKNTVQGFKRFHGRAFSDPFVQRLKNSLVYDIAQMPAGTTGIKVMYMEEEKVFSIEQVTAMLLTKLKETAESALKKPVADCVVSVPCYYTDAERRSVVDAAQIAGLNCLRLMNETTAVALAYGIYKQDLPAPEEKARNVVFVELGHSGYQTSVCAFNKGKLKILATACDPELGGKDFDEVLVKYFCEEFGKKYKLDVKSKPRALVRLYQECEKLKKLMSANSSDLPLNIECFMNDIDVTGKLNRARFEELSADILARVEAPLQSLLEQSKLKKEDIYAVEIVGGASRIPVVKEKISKFFGKELSTTLNADEAVARGCALQCAILSPAFKVREFSITDVAPYPISLKWHSAAEEGLSDCEVFPKNHAAPFSKVLTFYRKEPFSLEAYYNCPNELPYPDPTIGQFLIQKVVPQASGESSKVKVKVRVNIHGIFSVSSASLVEVQKSDETEEPMETEQANDKDGESKMQTDQDEQQGQGEGQKETEEKTPRENEEMETTPEEGKGEKKSDQPPQAKKPKVKTKVLELPIENSPQWQLAEDMLNLFVENEGKMIMQDKLEKERNDAKNYVEEYVYDMRDKLHGMLEKFVGESDRDALSLKLEDTENWLYEDGEDQPKQVYIDKLAELKKLGQPIQERYTEAEERPKAFEELGKQIQQYMKFVEAFKIKDEQYDHLDEADVTKVDKLTNDAMIWMNSAMNQQSKQSLAVDPSVKVKDIQAKTRELFSACNPIATKPKPKVELPKEDTPAEQNGPVNGQEKPQEETADKGTTENTGNPTSETTENKPDMDLD
- the hspa4b gene encoding heat shock 70 kDa protein 4b isoform X2, producing the protein MSVVGFDVGFMNCYVAVARAGGIETVANEYSDRCTPACVSFGPRNRSIGAAAKSQVVTNCKNTVQGFKRFHGRAFSDPFVQRLKNSLVYDIAQMPAGTTGIKVMYMEEEKVFSIEQVTAMLLTKLKETAESALKKPVADCVVSVPCYYTDAERRSVVDAAQIAGLNCLRLMNETTAVALAYGIYKQDLPAPEEKARNVVFVELGHSGYQTSVCAFNKGKLKILATACDPELGGKDFDEVLVKYFCEEFGKKYKLDVKSKPRALVRLYQECEKLKKLMSANSSDLPLNIECFMNDIDVTGKLNRARFEELSADILARVEAPLQSLLEQSKLKKEDIYAVEIVGGASRIPVVKEKISKFFGKELSTTLNADEAVARGCALQCAILSPAFKVREFSITDVAPYPISLKWHSAAEEGLSDCEVFPKNHAAPFSKVLTFYRKEPFSLEAYYNCPNELPYPDPTIGQFLIQKVVPQASGESSKVKVKVRVNIHGIFSVSSASLVEVQKSDETEEPMETEQANDKDGEVLHKMQTDQDEQQGQGEGQKETEEKTPRENEEMETTPEEGKGEKKSDQPPQAKKPKVKTKVLELPIENSPQWQLAEDMLNLFVENEGKMIMQDKLEKERNDAKNYVEEYVYDMRDKLHGMLEKFVGESDRDALSLKLEDTENWLYEDGEDQPKQVYIDKLAELKKLGQPIQERYTEAEERPKAFEELGKQIQQYMKFVEAFKIKDEQYDHLDEADVTKVDKLTNDAMIWMNSAMNQQSKQSLAVDPSVKVKDIQAKTRELFSACNPIATKPKPKVELPKEDTPAEQNGPVNGQEKPQEETADKGTTENTGNPTSETTENKPDMDLD
- the hspa4b gene encoding heat shock 70 kDa protein 4b isoform X3, with amino-acid sequence MSVVGFDVGFMNCYVAVARAGGIETVANEYSDRCTPCICADSRACVSFGPRNRSIGAAAKSQVVTNCKNTVQGFKRFHGRAFSDPFVQRLKNSLVYDIAQMPAGTTGIKVMYMEEEKVFSIEQVTAMLLTKLKETAESALKKPVADCVVSVPCYYTDAERRSVVDAAQIAGLNCLRLMNETTAVALAYGIYKQDLPAPEEKARNVVFVELGHSGYQTSVCAFNKGKLKILATACDPELGGKDFDEVLVKYFCEEFGKKYKLDVKSKPRALVRLYQECEKLKKLMSANSSDLPLNIECFMNDIDVTGKLNRARFEELSADILARVEAPLQSLLEQSKLKKEDIYAVEIVGGASRIPVVKEKISKFFGKELSTTLNADEAVARGCALQCAILSPAFKVREFSITDVAPYPISLKWHSAAEEGLSDCEVFPKNHAAPFSKVLTFYRKEPFSLEAYYNCPNELPYPDPTIGQFLIQKVVPQASGESSKVKVKVRVNIHGIFSVSSASLVEVQKSDETEEPMETEQANDKDGESKMQTDQDEQQGQGEGQKETEEKTPRENEEMETTPEEGKGEKKSDQPPQAKKPKVKTKVLELPIENSPQWQLAEDMLNLFVENEGKMIMQDKLEKERNDAKNYVEEYVYDMRDKLHGMLEKFVGESDRDALSLKLEDTENWLYEDGEDQPKQVYIDKLAELKKLGQPIQERYTEAEERPKAFEELGKQIQQYMKFVEAFKIKDEQYDHLDEADVTKVDKLTNDAMIWMNSAMNQQSKQSLAVDPSVKVKDIQAKTRELFSACNPIATKPKPKVELPKEDTPAEQNGPVNGQEKPQEETADKGTTENTGNPTSETTENKPDMDLD